A region of Vanessa tameamea isolate UH-Manoa-2023 chromosome 21, ilVanTame1 primary haplotype, whole genome shotgun sequence DNA encodes the following proteins:
- the LOC113395226 gene encoding uncharacterized protein LOC113395226, with product MRSKIKAVSKEIPAQNNTNAETRELPIDLTKISDKYKVIESTATNEASSPVSLKMKLEEILRTATVLTNALKVEIKTVEDQERALKDAIANGRSGVTTLTVTTIDRPLRTYFIRNGIWTLCNGVVQYPAVNQPYNVFTELFSVPRCIGQEVSSKRDPCVFNSVIKYETVPVTRRSFYVEDDYLCLKTTFNNTLQTYMTVPRRVVDDTCKNGTVTSLTNNILSCGLRVLSEYSYYPYRNEVSFTMPLEYCTEKDGSCKLLVGWHISNKTIENFEFFNHDPNFRKFFIKTKDFLEPFL from the exons ATGAGGTCCAAGATTAAAGCAGTCAG tAAAGAAATACCAGCTCAGAATAATACAAATGCGGAGACCAGGGAACTACCCATAGATTTAACGAAAATATCAGACAAATATAAAGTAATCGAATCCACTGCAACTAACGAAGCCAGCTCCCCCGTGTCGCTGAAGATGAaattggaagaaatattaagaaCAGCAACAGTATTGACGAATGCTTTAAAGGTGGAAATTAAGACTGTGGAGGACCAAGAGCGTGCCTTGAAGGATGCTATAGCCAACGGCAG ATCTGGTGTCACGACCCTCACTGTGACAACGATCGATAGACCGCTTCGTACGTATTTCATTCGCAACGGAATCTGGACTCTTTGCAACGGTGTAGTCCAGTATCCGGCTGTAAATCAACCCTACAATGTTTTTACCGAACTATTTTCGGTTCCGAGATGTATCGGACAGGAG GTCTCTTCAAAACGCGATCCATGTGTATTTAATTCAGTCATTAAATACGAAACTGTACCGGTTACACGAAGATCCTTTTACGTAGAAGACGACTACCTATGCCTTAAAACGACCTTCAACAATACCCTTCAAACGTACATGACTGTGCCGAGACGTGTGGTCGACGATACTTGCAAGAATG GTACTGTAACGagcttaacaaataatatattgagcTGTGGACTCAGGGTCTTATCCGAGTACTCATATTACCCCTATAGGAATGAAGTATCGTTCACAATGCCCTTAGAATATTGCACCGAAAAAGATGGCTCCTGCAAGCTTCTGGTCGGATGGCACATATCTAACAAGACCATAgagaattttgaattttttaatcaCGATCCAAATTTTAggaagttttttataaaaacaaaagattttcttgaaccttttttataa
- the LOC113395223 gene encoding uncharacterized protein LOC113395223 gives MDLKAEKFVDELLSDEAHQRPSDDVNVEDLEMKLPEWFDEEKFNQGRRFYSDFCFMFTATMLLGLVAVLAIPSILNVLIGTRRSNSVYTSYKRYLSTFMHTMSWFKNELKPGSESWRSLYTVRSRHLQASRASELKGNGIVSQRDVALTLFGFIGFSFLKPEKFAITQLQKGDWEAYNFTWRTIGYMIGLEDRYNICRESFEETRQICQVILKRVFTPCLENVPEYFEHVANVMAQGTSTALSAIEPTSMLFATKYIADVPGYVYTENDRMKLQESIKKHLKGRSTDTGVDAVDLLEKCAVDGLSKRTSNLLYFHDFDTVETSPAYRALTLVAKYKLALNVVIVALYSTYIGRMFFNFYFEIAMFFCKYFPYVAMRKFGFKNAFINIFKEDPVDDTIPKPNSEYYKPKPPESWSKVLLDFIW, from the exons ATGGATTTAAAAG CTGAAAAGTTCGTGGACGAGTTGCTTAGCGATGAGGCACATCAGCGACCTTCAGATGACGTTAACGTCGAAGATCTAGAAATGAAACTTCCAGAATGGTTTGACGAAGAGAAATTTAATCA AGGGCGACGGTTCTACTCGGACTTTTGCTTCATGTTCACAGCTACTATGCTGCTCGGTCTCGTCGCAGTGCTAGCGATCCCGTCGATCCTGAACGTTCTCATTGGAACTCGACGATCAAATTCAGTGTACACGTCATACAAGCGTTACTTATCAACTTTCATGCATACAATGTCGTGGTTTAAAAATGAACTCAAGCCTGGCTCAGA GTCCTGGCGATCACTGTACACTGTAAGAAGCAGGCACCTCCAAGCTAGTCGTGCAAGTGAGTTGAAGGGCAACGGAATAGTTTCCCAACGAGATGTAGCACTCACCTTATTTGGTTTCATTGGTTTCTCGTTCCTGAAACCGGAAAAGTTTGCTATCACACAACTGCAGAAAGGAGATTGGGAGGCGTACAATTTCACGTGGAGAACCATTGGATATATGATTGGATTGGAAGACAG atACAATATATGTCGAGAAAGTTTTGAGGAAACACGCCAAATATGCcaagtaatattaaaacgagTGTTCACGCCCTGCCTAGAGAATGTTCCAGAATATTTCGAGCACGTAGCAAATGTCATGGCGCAGGGAACTAGCACCGCGTTATCGGCCATTGAGCCAACGTCCATGCTCTTCGCTACCAAATATATAGCCGACGTACCTGGATACGTGTACACAGAAAATGACAGAATGAAACTACAAGAATCAATTAAAAAGCACTTAAAAGGACGATCAACTGATACAG gCGTCGATGCAGTCGATCTGTTGGAAAAATGCGCTGTCGACGGTTTGTCGAAGCGAACATCGAATCTGTTGTATTTTCACGACTTCGACACCGTAGAGACCTCGCCGGCCTACCGGGCCCTCACACTTGTAGCGAAATACAAATTAGCACTCAACGTTGTTATCGTCGCATTATACTCGACGTATATTGGACGaatgttttttaacttttatttcgaGATCGCTATGTTTTTCTGTAAATACTTTCCTTATGTCGCTATGCGGAAGTTCGGTTTTAAGaatgcttttataaatatattcaaagaagACCCTGTCGATGACACCATTCCCAAGCCTAATTCAGAATATTATAAACCGAAGCCTCCGGAGTCGTGGTCCAAAGTGCTACTTGATTTTATCTGGTGA
- the LOC113395241 gene encoding Golgi SNAP receptor complex member 1 has protein sequence MATMAGSTWEDVRKQARLLENDIDVKLVAFSKLGMSSTSSSLSPETAPLINSDDMFDTMSMELQQLLNKLSSINDRMADLAPSGTATLHTIKRHREILMDYQQEFQKTSVRVSARREREELLRGASPPPAAGLSRRDQYSKEANHLHSSHILVDEQINIAMEAREHLTSQRQAFKRMQTRFNDITNRFPMLNSLIYRINARKRRDSLIIGIVVAVCTFLLLLYAFH, from the exons ATGGCTACTATGGCAGGCTCGACATGGGAAG ATGTGAGGAAACAAGCTCGCTTGCTAGAAAATGATATAGATGTTAAGTTAGTGGCGTTTAGTAAACTTGGAATGAGTTCAACATCTTCCAGCCTTAGTCCTGAGACTGCACCACTCATTAACAGTGATGATATGTTCGATACCATGTCCATGGAACTGCAGCAGCTTTTAAATAAG TTATCAAGTATAAACGACAGAATGGCAGACTTGGCCCCGAGTGGAACGGCTACATTACACACTATCAAGAGACACAGAGAAATTCTTATG GACTACCAGCAAGAGTTCCAGAAGACGTCGGTGCGCGTGTCGGCGCGGCGCGAGCGCGAGGAGCTGCTGCGCGGCGCCagcccgccgcccgccgccggcCTCAGCCGCCGCGACCAGTACTCCAAGGAGGCCAACCACCTGCACAG TTCCCACATTCTGGTCGACGAGCAAATCAACATAGCGATGGAGGCGCGCGAACACCTCACTTCGCAGCGACAGGCGTTCAAAAGGATGCAGACGAGATTTAACGACATCACAAATAG GTTCCCGATGTTGAACAGCCTCATATACAGAATAAACGCCCGCAAGCGACGAGACTCGCTCATCATCGGCATCGTGGTCGCCGTTTGTACGTTCCTCCTACTTCTGTATGCATTCCATTGA
- the LOC113395225 gene encoding zinc finger protein 544-like — protein MEQQKTSTKFYEICRLCLDENGHCDIFDRNELQDNIYRCIGVKVSLVDSLPQKICAKCLEIIDRATELRIIAKKNDIHLKSLFCCVEGDTSKACPEDSVKTVESTHFERDKSSSPERNLVIEKFLSVRKDLFESSVTEESISKTEEQVDSSQNRVSIKDFRCEDGNREYKCNICSKKFNKWKKFYLHNRLHNKNYACPLNLCNKKFATKGDLEKHIRTHTGEKPYQCDKCGKGFAQRGTLKTHKETVCTE, from the exons ATGGAGCAACAAAAGACTAGTACAAAATTCTACGAAATATGTAGATTATGCTTGGATGAAAATGGCCACTGTGATATATTTGACAGAAACGAATTACAAGATAACATTTACCGATGTATCGgagtaaaa gtgTCACTAGTTGATAGTTTGCCGCAGAAAATCTGTGCTAAGTGCTTAGAGATCATAGATAGAGCGACTGAATTACGTATCATAGCTAAAAAGaatgatatacatttaaaatcacTTTTCTGCTGTGTAGAAGGTGATACTTCTAAG GCTTGCCCAGAGGATTCAGTTAAAACTGTTGAAAGCACTCATTTCGAAAGAGACAAAAGTTCAAGCCCAGAGCGGAACCTTGTCATTGAGAAATTTTTATCCGTTCGGAAAGATTTGTTTGAATCTTCAGTTACTGAG gaatCAATATCAAAGACTGAAGAACAGGTTGACAGCTCTCAGAATAGAGTTAGTATAAAGGATTTTAGATGTGAAGATGGCAACAGAGagtataaatgtaat ATATgttcaaaaaaatttaacaaatggaAAAAATTCTACTTACACAATCGccttcacaataaaaattacgCGTGCCCTTTGAActtgtgtaataaaaaatttgcaACGAAAGGTGACTTGGAGAAACATATTCGAACTCACACCGGAGAGAAGCCGTACCAGTGCGACAAGTGTGGCAAGGGTTTTGCTCAGCGAGGAACGTTAAAAACGCACAAGGAAACTGTGTGTACCGAATAA